In Tenrec ecaudatus isolate mTenEca1 chromosome 4, mTenEca1.hap1, whole genome shotgun sequence, a single window of DNA contains:
- the LOC142446475 gene encoding olfactory receptor 5AR1-like — MAAENHTLFTDFIFSGVSARKDVQQGLFVLFLLVYGITVIANLGMMLLIKVDPRLHTPMYYFLSNLSFCDVCYSSTVSPKMLADFLSERKRIPYNMCAIQMYFFGALADVDCLLLAAMAYDRYVAICNPLLYTIAMSGGVCTRLVAGAYIVGLVDSAIHTCCTFRLSFCKSNVINHFFCDLPPLLALSCSDTSINEIVLFTFSSCILGCSILTVLLSYSYIITTILRMNSAEGRRKAFSTCASHLTAVAIFHGTLLFMYLRPSSSYSMDTDKMASVFYTVVIPMLNPLIYSLRNKDVKGAVKKTVSTKLCSG, encoded by the coding sequence ATGGCTGCTGAGAACCACACATTGTTTACCGACTTCATATTCTCAGGGGTTTCTGCCAGAAAAGATGTGCAGCAGGGGCTCTTTGTGCTGTTTCTCCTGGTGTATGGCATCACTGTGATCGCAAATCTAGGGATGATGCTACTGATCAAGGTGGACCCTAGACTTCATACGCCCATGTACTACTTCCTGAGCAACCTGTCCTTCTGTGATGTTTGCTACTCCTCCACTGTCTCTCCCAAGATGCTGGCTGATTTCTTATCTGAACGAAAGAGGATTCCTTATAACATGTGTGCCATCCAGATGTACTTTTTCGGGGCATTAGCTGATGTGGATTGCCTCTTGTTGGCTGCTATGGCCTATGACCGTTATGTAGCTATTTGCAATCCACTCCTTTATACAATTGCCATGTCTGGGGGGGTCTGTACCCGGCTAGTGGCTGGTGCTTACATTGTAGGGTTGGTGGATTCGGCAATCCACACATGCTGCACATTTCGCCTTTCATTCTGCAAGTCCAATGTTATCAATCATTTTTTCTGTGACCTCCCACCCTTACTAGCCCTCTCTTGCTCAGATACATCTATTAATGAGATTGTGTTGTTCACTTTTAGTAGCTGTATTTTGGGATGCAGCATTTTAACGGTCCTCCTCTCCTATAGCTATATTATAACAACCATTCTTAGAATGAACTCCGCTGAGGGGAGACGCAAAGCCTTTTCGACATGTGCCTCACACTTAACCGCAGTGGCTATATTCCATGGTACTCTCTTATTCATGTATTTAAGACCAAGCTCGAGCTATTCAATGGACACGGACAAAATGGCGTCTGTGTTCTACACAGTTGTGATCCCTATGTTAAACCCACTCATCTACAGCCTGAGAAATAAGGATGTGAAAGGTGCCGTCAAAAAAACAGTGAGCACAAAATTATGTTCTGGATAA